The genome window TTACATTTACAACTCAAACATCGGAGATAAAAAATATAAAAGTGCCACAATAATTTTCAACCCTAATATCGAGTTTGATTTTGGTGCTTTGAAGAATGAATTGACAGAACATTTTAGATATTTCCATCAAACAAGTGCCCTCGTTTTTCTTCATTGCTCTACTGTATCTTCTGTAGAATCTCTTATAAAAATTAATCTCGATAAAATTTTTAAAAGTATTCCAAAAGCAGAAGAAAACTCACTTGTTGAAAGCATTTTTTATGTTGGTTACAATAAATCAGACTTTATCTTTTCAAAAGATGATCGCTTTTTGAAAGAGAACTTTAAGGAAATTATTAATCAAGGATTAGCAAACATCTTTATATCAAATGGAGGGCTAGTAGAGAGTAATGGCATTTCTCACCATTATGTTTTTCCATCAGGAAAGCATTCAACCAAATTTTTAAGAACGGCAAATGTATTAGTACAAAAAAGTGAAATTGATTTCATTGGATTAAATCTTTTGCATTTATTTAAAAACACAGAAATTCGAAATATTTATTGTGATACGTTATCTATAAATGTTGTCGGGTACTCCATAAGCCAATATCTGAAAAGATATGATAATAGAGAAGATCTTAATATTGAGTCATTTAAATCGTACGATGGCATATACAGTAAAAATACCAAATTCTATAAAGATTCAATTTTTTTAATATCTGCATCGACATCTGGTGGATTAGTTCATTATTTAAAAGGGAATCATCCAGAGATAGATTCAAAAGATGTTTGTATTCTTTACTATCTTCCAATAGAAAAGCCGTCAAATCTCTCACTTGAAAGAGTTCTCTGTAATTTAGAACGTAATGAAAAATTTCAATACGGATTAGAGATTTATAAGCAATTCAAGGCTGGTGAAAGATGTTCGTTTTGCGAGAATCAATCTACTGCAATTAAGATTGTTGGGGACTCCTTTAGTTTGGATGAACCTATTATAAATACTAGAAATATCGTTGCTAGTAAATACATAACCAAAACCTTAAAAGATTTTGTGGAAGTATTCAAATATAATGAGGAGACTGGCACTTCCTTAAAAGTTTCTTTTAGTGAAGATACTATCAATAGAAAAAAATACAATTTGTATATTGATTATGAGAATATCATTAGAAATATTGAAAAGAAACACTATAAAAGCCATAAAAGTAAGATAGACGCTTTCGTTAATCAATACGTACCAGCATCATTAAAGTATATAATCCATTTGAATGATAAAGGGTCAGAATTATTAGCAAAGTATATCTTGGAAAAGACTACTTGCTTTTCTAAGAATTCAATTGAAGTTATTAATCAATCTGAATTAGTTGATAAAAAGATTTCTGAAGAAGAATCTGGTTCTATTTTGATTGTAGCTTCTTGTATTACAAATGGGAAAAACCTACTTTATTTGAGTAGATATTTCAGAAATTATAATAATATCAGACTTATATACTTTATTGGTATCAATAGAATTAGTGATTCTGATAAGCATAAAGAATTAAAAAGTAATATTAAATATGGACTATATGGTGCAGAAAATAGTTCTTTCGTAGAAATAGAGACTATTAATTGTGATAACTCCAATATAGAAACACCTTGGGAAATTGAGCTAGATCATTTACGAGAAATACAAGAGGGCTTAAATGAACCATCTAGTTTTGTAAATGAAAGAATAACGACAATAAATAACTTTTCTAATAAAACATTCAAAGGTGGCACACAAAAAATATTTTATCCTGATATTCTAGGTAATGAATTACAAATTCGCAAAAATTCCGCTTTTTTTAATAGTAATGATTACTTTGAGCAAGTAACTCAATCGGATATTTATTTTACTATTTCTTGTGTTTTAAATAATCTAAGAAATAATAGAATTGACGGGCTTTATCAGACTAATTTTGTAAAGAATTTACTTGATCCATTTGTTTTTAATCGTTTCAATGATGGGATTATTCAAGCGTCTATTCTTAGAGCAGCAAAAAATGACGAGCTTAATTATTCATTTAGTCGTAAGAATTCTGAGGACATGTTGATGCTTTTAAAGACCTTTGCAAAACATAGTGATGAATATCAAGGTGAAGCACTAATGGAATTTCTCTATGCTCTCAGCATTGGGAGGTTACGTTTGTTTAAAGACCATTATCCTCTATTGATAGATGAGCTTGAAAATATTGAACATGAACACGTTAAAATCTTGTGTAAAATCATTTTAGAAGTGTACGAGAAGAGTCTATAGAGTATTAGATTGTTATTCATAACATTGAAAATTAGCCATTGACAAGGATGTCAATGGCTAATTTAAAATCATCAGCATCACTACCAGCTAATAAATAGCTCGAAACACCAATATCTAACAAGTTTTTACCGACTTTCTTATCATCAATATCACTATGTGCAATAAGTTGAATGGTTGGATATTGTGTCCTTAATAATTGAAGCTGTGCTAGTACATTCTTGTCATAAAAGTCAAGATCAATAATACAAGCTTTAGGAAGTATTTTTAGTGTGAGTAAGTAATTTAATCCATCTTGAATATTTTCCAATCGGAATAAAGCTTCAATTCCTAAAGCATTTAAGTCATTACAAATACGATCTAGAATTGGACTTTTATCATTGATAAAACCAAGGGTCATTTTTTGTGGATGTGTGTCTGTTTCCATATCAATATACTTTTAAAAATTGATGTGGCCTTACGAAAAAAAGAAGCGTAGGCAACTACAACTTACCGATACTGAGGCACTGGTATACCCGACAACGAATAAGCGAGCGCCCACGCCTATAGCGTGAGCGTTCCTACTTATTGTCTTGTTGTCTTAAAAATTACCAGTTTTCAGTACCAAGACTTAAAGCAAAAACACTTTAAGATTTTCTATATTTTACTAAGCAAATATACTAAAGTCGTTTTAATTGATTAGCATACTCTCTATAATTGTAATCCTTATCAATCATTATCTCTTTTAAAAAACAAAAAATCGGATAACCTTTTAGATATCCGATTCTCCTAAAAATGTAATTAGAAATTATTTTTGATTTGATTGCTCTGTTTTTACTTCCTTTTTCTCCCTCGAATAAACCCACAATGACAATAGCCCAAAGATAATTAATGCATAGGCTAACCATTTGCCGATCCTTTCAATTAATTTAATGAATACCGAACTTTCGTATGAGGAAAATCCTTCTGCTCCCATAGGACCACGTCTGTAAAACTTTCGACGGTTAAGCCAATACCGTAATCCTAAGCCTGCAACCAAGAATATTATTGAAATAACTAACGATGAAACCATATCCCAATGTATTTAATTCTACCTTTTAAATTTACAAAAAATCACCCTCAATCTACATCAAAAAAGAAAACCCTGCTTTGTGGCAGGATTTCTTTTTACTTCTAATCATTACTGTTAAACTGAAAACTTATTTGCTTTTCATTCCCGAAGCTATCCGAAATCCACACATCAAAAGACTGCGATACGGATGACGTTGAAGTATAATACAAGCGAAATTGTTCCGATGCCAAAGGATACAAATCGTTGGGTAGATATGGTGGTTCATCGTAATACCTCAACGAGCCTTGTCCGTCGAATTGGAAGTAGCGTAGGAAATATTGTGTGTTGCTGTAATTTCCTGTACGCTGTATGGTAATGCGGATCT of Empedobacter falsenii contains these proteins:
- a CDS encoding ANTAR domain-containing protein, whose amino-acid sequence is METDTHPQKMTLGFINDKSPILDRICNDLNALGIEALFRLENIQDGLNYLLTLKILPKACIIDLDFYDKNVLAQLQLLRTQYPTIQLIAHSDIDDKKVGKNLLDIGVSSYLLAGSDADDFKLAIDILVNG
- a CDS encoding DUF3872 domain-containing protein, which produces MIAIFNKFRIGLLPLYLMLAILTASVSLVSCSKDDELEIQNDFPFEVNVMPVPKEIANGNTVEIRITIQRTGNYSNTQYFLRYFQFDGQGSLRYYDEPPYLPNDLYPLASEQFRLYYTSTSSVSQSFDVWISDSFGNEKQISFQFNSND